A single genomic interval of Saccharothrix saharensis harbors:
- a CDS encoding DUF3558 domain-containing protein yields the protein MLALVSACSPSVGTPTPETTTTAAAETSSPSAEPSSARPREVRLDGVQPCTLLTAEQLPALKIDRQGRPVTSDFYKTTACSWSVTGAGNRLVPVTKEGIEAWTGGERTGRPTDIEPIFGFPAITVTVPSDPAACDVMVDTADGQYLVAAFSVDQGFEDRFPEPCDGARQLAKAAMQNLVK from the coding sequence GGGGACGCCGACTCCCGAAACGACCACCACAGCCGCAGCGGAGACGTCCTCGCCATCAGCCGAGCCATCGTCGGCACGACCGCGCGAGGTCAGGCTCGACGGTGTGCAGCCCTGCACGCTCCTGACGGCCGAGCAACTGCCCGCGCTCAAGATCGATCGCCAGGGCAGGCCGGTGACCAGCGATTTCTACAAGACCACAGCATGCTCGTGGTCTGTCACCGGAGCAGGCAACCGTCTGGTCCCCGTGACGAAGGAGGGCATCGAGGCGTGGACCGGTGGCGAACGAACCGGGCGGCCGACCGATATCGAGCCGATCTTCGGCTTCCCCGCGATCACCGTGACCGTGCCGTCCGATCCAGCCGCCTGCGACGTCATGGTCGACACAGCGGATGGGCAGTACCTCGTCGCCGCCTTCTCGGTCGATCAAGGCTTCGAAGATCGCTTCCCCGAGCCGTGTGACGGGGCGAGGCAACTCGCGAAAGCGGCTATGCAGAACTTGGTGAAGTGA
- a CDS encoding PPE family protein, translating into MGGIGNHNFDAQSHKQLYEKIHSGPGHAAADAVNDAWNSFRAVMGNAKSELESAIRDAGAVWVGAAGERFTGSAAPLVQWAEDARVAGVETHNAFSAQTSHYGGAKTRMPEPVEVTSTANDDFLGIPAGFTHLVGGQTDQDIQEQQANEAKREAVRVMNGYRDGASAAVSLLGTFTPPPQVTTQVTEPTFEQSEAQSRYSQQFSDGRWSTPTSTDPSRTTTTLPQQPVSTPPVVAPIGGDTNTSAVGTTPDVTPRPGPTPITSPPYTPGPPQPPVTVPPPGMIRPNPTPGFHDRRNPSGGNPPGKGTGPGVPKGFGGNPPGNAPRFGGGLPGVPGQPGHGGQPFGHGSSSGIAGDQHANRAGTGGAAAGARGAAGSPMVGGMAGAPQGGRGEDDIEHKAAPYLEELDDVWGQDSMPRVAPPVIGDDGP; encoded by the coding sequence ATGGGTGGGATAGGCAACCACAACTTCGACGCGCAGTCGCACAAGCAGCTCTACGAAAAGATCCACAGCGGGCCGGGCCACGCGGCGGCTGATGCCGTGAACGACGCCTGGAACAGCTTCCGCGCGGTGATGGGCAACGCCAAGAGCGAGCTGGAGTCGGCGATCCGGGACGCGGGGGCGGTCTGGGTCGGCGCGGCTGGCGAGCGGTTCACCGGCAGCGCGGCTCCGCTGGTGCAGTGGGCCGAGGACGCCCGCGTCGCCGGCGTCGAGACGCACAACGCGTTCTCCGCCCAGACCTCCCACTACGGCGGCGCGAAGACGCGGATGCCGGAACCGGTCGAGGTCACCTCCACGGCGAACGACGACTTCCTCGGCATCCCGGCCGGTTTCACGCACCTGGTCGGCGGTCAGACCGACCAGGACATCCAGGAGCAGCAGGCCAACGAAGCCAAGCGCGAGGCGGTCCGGGTCATGAACGGCTACCGCGACGGCGCGTCGGCGGCGGTGAGCCTCCTGGGCACGTTCACGCCGCCGCCCCAGGTGACGACTCAGGTCACCGAGCCCACGTTCGAGCAGTCCGAGGCGCAGAGCCGGTACTCCCAGCAGTTCTCGGACGGCCGGTGGAGCACGCCCACTTCCACCGACCCCAGCCGGACCACCACGACCCTGCCGCAGCAGCCGGTGAGCACTCCCCCGGTCGTCGCGCCCATCGGCGGCGACACCAACACCTCGGCAGTCGGGACGACACCGGACGTCACGCCCCGACCGGGACCCACGCCGATCACTTCCCCGCCCTACACGCCCGGACCGCCGCAACCGCCGGTCACGGTGCCACCACCCGGCATGATCAGGCCGAACCCAACCCCGGGCTTCCACGACCGGCGGAACCCGTCCGGCGGCAACCCTCCCGGCAAGGGCACCGGTCCGGGCGTTCCCAAGGGATTCGGCGGTAACCCGCCTGGCAACGCGCCCAGGTTCGGCGGCGGTCTGCCCGGCGTTCCGGGCCAGCCCGGTCACGGCGGCCAGCCCTTCGGCCACGGCTCGTCCTCCGGCATCGCCGGAGACCAGCACGCCAACCGGGCCGGTACTGGTGGTGCTGCGGCAGGCGCGAGGGGCGCGGCGGGCAGCCCGATGGTGGGCGGCATGGCCGGCGCGCCGCAAGGCGGTCGGGGCGAGGACGACATCGAGCACAAGGCCGCGCCCTACCTGGAAGAGCTGGACGACGTGTGGGGTCAGGACTCCATGCCACGGGTCGCGCCGCCGGTGATCGGGGACGACGGCCCGTGA
- a CDS encoding ESX secretion-associated protein EspG: MRFTLSRLEFELCWDHLKLGEYPTILSIPSHGATLDERRALFNDAWRSLEARGLAERGEVDARLAGSLELLARPEREVDARLRLDSGPRVRGVAAARRGHAVSAVLTADALVLSRIDETALAASMVSLLPPHPTPRSRSISLLASGLERAAAAAGESSTRLENALRDTGLPRPDAQKIGSVLGTVQRMGQFGAAVRPTLQGRPGPRMRGPYAVSFYDTPEGRWQFTRRPSGDGREWSTLSPADPQRLVHAVSELLSLTG; the protein is encoded by the coding sequence GTGAGGTTCACCCTGTCCCGGCTGGAGTTCGAGCTGTGCTGGGATCACCTGAAGCTGGGCGAGTACCCCACGATCCTGTCGATCCCCTCCCACGGCGCGACGTTGGACGAGCGCCGCGCGTTGTTCAACGACGCGTGGCGTTCACTGGAGGCACGCGGGCTGGCCGAGCGCGGCGAGGTGGACGCCCGCCTGGCCGGTTCGCTGGAGTTGCTGGCACGCCCGGAGCGCGAGGTCGACGCCCGCCTGCGACTGGACTCCGGCCCACGGGTCCGCGGGGTCGCGGCGGCCCGGCGCGGGCACGCGGTGTCGGCCGTCCTGACCGCGGACGCGCTGGTGTTGAGCCGGATCGACGAAACCGCGCTCGCCGCGTCGATGGTGTCGCTACTGCCTCCGCACCCGACACCCCGGTCACGGTCCATCAGCCTCCTCGCGTCGGGCCTGGAGCGTGCGGCGGCTGCCGCCGGTGAGTCCTCCACCCGTCTGGAGAACGCGCTGCGGGACACGGGCCTGCCCCGGCCTGACGCGCAGAAGATCGGCTCGGTGCTCGGCACCGTGCAGCGGATGGGCCAGTTCGGCGCGGCGGTCCGCCCAACCCTGCAAGGCCGACCAGGACCGAGGATGCGCGGACCGTACGCGGTGTCGTTCTACGACACACCGGAGGGACGGTGGCAGTTCACCCGCCGCCCGTCCGGTGACGGACGCGAGTGGTCCACCCTGAGCCCGGCCGACCCGCAACGGCTCGTTCACGCGGTGTCGGAGTTGTTGAGTCTCACCGGCTGA
- a CDS encoding helix-turn-helix domain-containing protein — MAPKRSGIATRGIGFELERHRKAARMTLQQVADRLGVSISTISRLENGKRAATSEEVASILAIIGVTGDVRQRLLSQARGGNGHGLLVAPLSAQSRTYWEFEQRASKIINFEPILIPGLAQTADYSRAVISALQFHESESEIESRVANRLARQALLTRRQPPGLCLIMNEAALRQPIGGPGVMTRQIRHLIELAERPGIAVHIIPSDVVTHPGLSGSFVIMTFENSPTMAYVESRTSGMFLDDPAAVHFHQQTADMLLAVSHDAPSSVDLMRSIAEGSSG; from the coding sequence ATGGCACCAAAGCGGTCTGGCATCGCTACCAGGGGAATCGGGTTCGAACTGGAGCGACACCGCAAGGCAGCACGGATGACGCTGCAACAAGTGGCCGACCGGCTCGGAGTCTCCATCAGCACCATCAGCCGCCTGGAGAACGGCAAGCGTGCAGCGACGAGCGAAGAGGTGGCATCGATACTGGCGATCATCGGCGTGACGGGCGATGTCCGCCAACGCCTGCTGTCCCAAGCACGAGGCGGCAACGGCCACGGTCTGCTCGTCGCGCCCCTGTCCGCCCAGAGCCGGACCTACTGGGAGTTCGAGCAGCGGGCATCGAAGATCATCAATTTCGAACCGATCCTGATTCCAGGGCTGGCCCAGACGGCCGACTACTCCCGCGCAGTGATCTCCGCCCTCCAGTTTCACGAATCGGAGAGCGAGATCGAGTCCCGCGTGGCGAACCGCCTCGCCCGGCAAGCTCTGCTGACCCGCCGGCAACCGCCCGGACTCTGCCTGATCATGAACGAAGCGGCGTTGCGCCAACCGATCGGCGGCCCTGGCGTGATGACTCGGCAGATCCGGCACCTCATCGAGCTTGCCGAGCGCCCTGGCATCGCCGTGCACATCATCCCGAGCGATGTCGTGACCCACCCTGGCCTCAGCGGCTCGTTCGTGATCATGACATTCGAGAACTCTCCGACCATGGCCTATGTCGAGTCGCGGACCTCCGGCATGTTCCTGGACGACCCGGCAGCGGTGCACTTCCACCAGCAGACCGCAGACATGTTGCTGGCCGTGTCGCATGATGCGCCAAGCTCGGTGGATCTCATGCGATCCATCGCCGAAGGGAGCAGCGGATGA
- a CDS encoding DUF397 domain-containing protein, translated as MIQLDGTAPWHKSSHSAGDVNCVEVALGTDAVGLRDSKAPEAGQFSVSADSFRALVRALKNT; from the coding sequence ATGATCCAGCTCGACGGCACGGCTCCGTGGCACAAGAGCAGCCACAGTGCGGGTGACGTGAACTGCGTCGAAGTGGCACTCGGAACGGACGCAGTGGGCTTGCGCGACTCGAAGGCTCCGGAAGCGGGTCAGTTCAGCGTGAGCGCGGACTCGTTTCGGGCGCTTGTGCGCGCGCTGAAGAACACCTGA